The genomic segment TAACGTTTCAATTTCGGTTGCATCCTTAGTTGCGATAAATGCGGCTGCATCCATTTCCCCTGGATTATTTCCCAAAATAAACCCTGGATTTGTTGTAATGATACCAGCAATTAATTGGCTGTTGCCGCGAGCTTTACGATAATATCCGGGTTACGGTAGGATCGAGCTCAACAACGTCGCCAGGTTCGACAGGTTCGGAAACATTGATACGCTCGGCCATGTCGGCGCCGTCAGGAATGAAGGAGCCGTCAGCGAACACATCACCGGTGGAGCGTTCTACACGGAATACCAGCCCGAATTGTTCATTGTTCAGGAAACGAGCGACAAATATATCGGGTCCTCCTGCACTAGTCAAAGTTGTTTCGTTAACATTATTTATACCAAATGTTGATAATTCGCGAAAATGACCCGTTGCGAGAATTGAGCCTGACAAATCAACGGCTATTCCCTTGCCGAGATCGCTATTTGAACTGCCGTTCCGTACTACCCATGAAAAAGTTCCGTCAACTATATATTTGGCAACAAAAATATCAGACTGGTCATCAAACGGTTCTAGAGATGTTTCATTGATTTCGCCAGGGCCAAAGATGACGGATCCATGGAATCCGCCTGTCAGGAAACTACTTCCAGAGGAGTCTACGTCAATACTGGGGCTGAAAGTTTGACCTAACCCACCAACTAACCCACCAATTCGTTTTGCCCACATCAGAACGCCGACACTGTCGTACTTGGCAATAAAAATATTTGTTATAACATTGCCTGGGGCCGTAAATGTGATTTCATTTATCTCACCAGCAGCAAATGTGACAGATCCGGCAAATTCACCAGTGAGGAAGATATCCCCAAACCGGTCAACAACAATATTTCTGGGACCAACGCTAGATCCTAAGATATCCTTCGCCCACGCGAGTTCGCCATCATTGGAGAATCTGGCCACAAAACTCTTGGGGATTGTGGTCTCGGTTGGTTCACCAATTCCAATTGTGCCAGGGGTACTGAAGTAACCGATTGCATAGATATTACCTGCTTCGTCCGATGCAACGTCGGTTCCGTGGTCAGACCCAGATCCACCTGTCTGTTTGACCCAGATAAATTCTCCATCGCTAGCATATTTAGCTAAGAAAGCATCGTTACTAGCACTTTCACTGTCGACGCCGTTCAACATAGTTTCGTTCGGATCACCGGAGCCAAAAATTGCCGGATGAAAGAAAGCACCTGATAAGTATACATTGCCATCACTATCAACCGCAAGGCCTTCCTGATCCATTCCATCGGTACCTCCGGCCTGTTTCACCCAATCCAGTTCGCCGTCGTTTTTTAACTTCGCTACAAAGATATCTGTATTTCCGAAAGATGTAAGCGTGGTTTCGTTTAGCTCCCCAGAGCCGAAAGTAGCCGAGCTTTGAAATATACCAGCAATGTAAACGCTGCCAGAGTTTTGGACTACAATGTCTTGTCCATGGTCAATAGTACTTCCGCCCGCACGCTTGGCCCATATCAATTCACCAAGAGTAGTGAATTTTGCTGCAAATATATCAGTAGAACCAGCGCTTGTTAGAGTTATTTCGCTAGCTTGGCCCTTTCCAAAAACTACTAAATCGGCAAAGGTACCTGTCACATAAACGTTGCCCTCACTATCGGTTGCAATTGCAAGACCTTGATCTAACCCTGTTCCACCGATTTGAATGGCCCACTGCAGGTCTTGTGCAAAAATAGGAACTTGCAAAACTAATATGAGAAGGCCGGTAAACAAAGCTGCAGTTTTCGGCTTTAGTCGTTGAACTGCCAGTTTTAACACTTTTATTATGTAAATCCCGCACTTAATACGCCACAACCAAAACCAGTAATTATCCATTTTCATAAAGTTAAATTGCAATTTCTTGCCATATTATCTCCTTCCCCAAATTGTCGGTTCCCTAATTTCGCACCAAGTTTTTGGGGTGATTTTATTAGTAAAATAGAGAATTTTAATCTTTTAGTCAAATGGTTTCTGAAATATTTTGATTAATTTATGAAAGTGGAATTTTTTATTATAACCATTCGAATACTCTAATGAGGTTATAAACGACTAATGGGTATAAGTAAAAAGGCAAAAGTAAAAAATAATCTCTTGGGTGTGAGAAGTTTGTGGAGTTTATGCTTTATACAAATAGATGTTCCAAACCCTAAACATGCAACGTATGTATAAAATTACGCCCATAAGAAATAATCGTAATTAAGACACTAGCCATGGCCAAGATAGTCAAAGGAAAATAAAGAAAAGATGCTTCAAACATATAACTGATGATTAACAACCCGATAAATGTAACCGCCCATTTTCCGTAAATGTTACTGACCGTAATAAATTGTTTCTTTCGCATGACAATAAATGACATGGCCAGGATAATCACATCGCGTGCAATAATAACCACTACAATCCATAATGGCATCCCTTTATATAGAAATGTAAAGAGTGCGGCAAATATAGTGACAATCTTATCAGCCAGTGGATCTAAGATTTTCCCCATCACAGAAACCTGGTTCAGTTTTCGGGCGATATAACCATCTAAAAAATCCGAGGCAAAAGTCCAAACTAGAACGATACCAAGATAAATTTGGTTCTCTGTAGTCGCGGGCGCTTTAATCAATAACAGGATGAATGGCAAAGCCAGTATTCTGCTGATTGTAAAAAAGTTAGAGACCGTCCAGATTCGCCGTTCTTCGGGTGGGATGTTTAGTTTTGCCATAATTTTATTCAGGTGTTTAGACTTTAGGCTATTAGGTTGTTAGGTTTTGCGCATTGCTCTAATCAAAGCGCCTAAGACCTTTTCAGGTCTCTCTTTAGTTGCTTGATACATTATCAATGCCAATTCGTCGGCTAACTCAAAAGCTCGAAGCTTCGTATGATCTCGCATGTGTGTTCCTACTACAGCCTAAAAAGCTACAGCCTATCTACCTGAATCGTTACAATCAATCAAAATAATGGGTTGAAACCACCATGGGTGAAGAGAACGAAAAATCGTAAATTATTCTTTGCGTCCTCAACGACCTTTGCGGTTTCAATTCTTTTTACCCACAAGTACAAGACAATTTGTCGCTGTTATCCTATGATTGGAGAGCCAGTTATCACTTGAACGATTTCATTGACTATAATAAAAAAGACTACAACTACGGCAATGATAAATATCACTTTAACAACCATAGTGGAAGGCCGTTTCCCGACGCGTCCTTCCATTATTTCATCTAGAAATTTGGGAAGACCCCAGCGGTAAACAATGAATATGGCTGTAAGCAAACCGCCAATGGGGAGCATATACTTTGATGAAGCGGCATCGAGAAAACCAAAGACGTTGCTATAGAGCGAACAAAGGATACCCACCACGAAAATCACACCGCCAAAAGTATAAGTCGCCTTTGAACGGCTCCAACCTTTTTGATCAATAAAATAAGCTGTAACTACTTCCAGAATTGAAATCGCTGATGTGAGGGCTGCAAGAAAAAGAACGAAAAAGAATAACCCGCCCCACAACTGCCCGCCACCAGGAATATTTGGGAAAACAGTCGGCAATACAGCAAAGACTAAACCTGGACCCTGACCTGGATCTGCACCAAGAGCAAAAACCGCGGTAAAAATGGCTATGCCTGCCAACAGCGCAATAGCGGTATCTACCCCAATTACGATAATCCCTGATTTGAGCAAGTTCTGATCTTTGCCTAAATAACTCCCGTAAGTAATCATAGTCCCCATTCCTAAACTAATCGTAAAAAAGGAATGGCCAAGCGCAAGAACAATACTTTGAGGCGTGAGATCGCTAAACTTGGGTGAGAATAAAAACTCTATTCCCTTCATTCCGCCCGGCAGGGTTAATCCGCGGATGACCAATAAAATCAGAATAATTACAATCATTGGCATCATGATTTTACTCCACTTCTCAATACCTCCTTTGACGCCTTTTACAATAATAAATATAGTAAGTGACATGAATATTATATGCCAAAAAAGTGGCTCCCAGGTACTGGAAGTAAACGCATTAAAAACCTCACCTGCAGCTTCCGGGTTTCCGGATAAGCTTTCAAAGCCGGTCGAGATCGCTAAATATATATACTTGATCGTCCAGCCGCCAATCACACTGTAGAAGGAAAGAATAACAAAAGCGGAGGCCACTCCTAAAAATCCAATAAGCTTCCATTTGGTTTTTGGCACTAATTTTTCGAAAGCCCCGACAGGGCTCAATTGTGTTTTCCGCCCGATAACAAACTCACTTAACAGGATTGGCAGTCCAACAACTGCAATACAAATGAGATAAACCATAGTAAAAGCAGCGCCGCCGTTTTCTCCGGCAATATAGGGGTATTTCCAGATATTTCCTAATCCTACCGCAGAGCCAGAAGCTGCAAGTATGAAACCTGCTTTACTGCCCCATTTTTCCCGGCTTGATTCCATTGTTTTTCTCCTTAATGATGATTTATAACATATGAAGAAGGGAATTCAATTTCAGAAACTACTTGTAACTAATGATTTTAATTCGTCTTTCCAAGTATACCTTAAATGCGTAAATTAAGATCCTTAAAATTTAATTCGAATATACACATTTTGAGGTAAACCACAAG from the candidate division KSB1 bacterium genome contains:
- a CDS encoding SBBP repeat-containing protein, yielding MKMDNYWFWLWRIKCGIYIIKVLKLAVQRLKPKTAALFTGLLILVLQVPIFAQDLQWAIQIGGTGLDQGLAIATDSEGNVYVTGTFADLVVFGKGQASEITLTSAGSTDIFAAKFTTLGELIWAKRAGGSTIDHGQDIVVQNSGSVYIAGIFQSSATFGSGELNETTLTSFGNTDIFVAKLKNDGELDWVKQAGGTDGMDQEGLAVDSDGNVYLSGAFFHPAIFGSGDPNETMLNGVDSESASNDAFLAKYASDGEFIWVKQTGGSGSDHGTDVASDEAGNIYAIGYFSTPGTIGIGEPTETTIPKSFVARFSNDGELAWAKDILGSSVGPRNIVVDRFGDIFLTGEFAGSVTFAAGEINEITFTAPGNVITNIFIAKYDSVGVLMWAKRIGGLVGGLGQTFSPSIDVDSSGSSFLTGGFHGSVIFGPGEINETSLEPFDDQSDIFVAKYIVDGTFSWVVRNGSSNSDLGKGIAVDLSGSILATGHFRELSTFGINNVNETTLTSAGGPDIFVARFLNNEQFGLVFRVERSTGDVFADGSFIPDGADMAERINVSEPVEPGDVVELDPTVTRILS
- a CDS encoding sodium-dependent transporter, giving the protein MESSREKWGSKAGFILAASGSAVGLGNIWKYPYIAGENGGAAFTMVYLICIAVVGLPILLSEFVIGRKTQLSPVGAFEKLVPKTKWKLIGFLGVASAFVILSFYSVIGGWTIKYIYLAISTGFESLSGNPEAAGEVFNAFTSSTWEPLFWHIIFMSLTIFIIVKGVKGGIEKWSKIMMPMIVIILILLVIRGLTLPGGMKGIEFLFSPKFSDLTPQSIVLALGHSFFTISLGMGTMITYGSYLGKDQNLLKSGIIVIGVDTAIALLAGIAIFTAVFALGADPGQGPGLVFAVLPTVFPNIPGGGQLWGGLFFFVLFLAALTSAISILEVVTAYFIDQKGWSRSKATYTFGGVIFVVGILCSLYSNVFGFLDAASSKYMLPIGGLLTAIFIVYRWGLPKFLDEIMEGRVGKRPSTMVVKVIFIIAVVVVFFIIVNEIVQVITGSPIIG
- a CDS encoding CDP-alcohol phosphatidyltransferase family protein, with translation MAKLNIPPEERRIWTVSNFFTISRILALPFILLLIKAPATTENQIYLGIVLVWTFASDFLDGYIARKLNQVSVMGKILDPLADKIVTIFAALFTFLYKGMPLWIVVVIIARDVIILAMSFIVMRKKQFITVSNIYGKWAVTFIGLLIISYMFEASFLYFPLTILAMASVLITIISYGRNFIHTLHV
- a CDS encoding four helix bundle protein, producing MRDHTKLRAFELADELALIMYQATKERPEKVLGALIRAMRKT